The following are encoded in a window of Arthrobacter antioxidans genomic DNA:
- a CDS encoding 1-phosphofructokinase family hexose kinase encodes MIVTLTANPSIDRTVGLSEPLVRGAVQRAIHVVQEAGGKGVNVSRALAMSGVRTLAILPGDDDDPVLANLRSISLPFRNLPIGAGLRINTAVTEPDGTTTKINEPGPELSPGSLEELLAVVVAESDGADWLVLAGSLPPGVPPTFYTTVTAAVRKAYGPAAPLIAIDSSGEPLIEAAAGVPAPDLLKPNAEELSELTGIGTGDELEQDHELAAKACAVLVTAGVGAVLATLGSKGALLVTDAGAWHAVHPPVTARSTVGAGDSALAGYLLAHSAGERPENCLRQAVAHGSAAAALPGSTVPSLDQTTPTVVAVTPLKITQAVIVPSAIGSIAGPQQEEF; translated from the coding sequence GTGATCGTGACCCTCACCGCGAACCCGAGCATCGATCGCACCGTGGGGCTCAGCGAGCCCCTCGTGCGCGGAGCCGTCCAGCGCGCCATCCACGTGGTGCAGGAGGCGGGTGGCAAGGGCGTGAACGTGAGCCGCGCCCTCGCGATGTCCGGCGTCCGCACCCTCGCCATCCTGCCCGGCGACGACGACGATCCGGTCCTCGCGAACCTGCGCAGCATCTCCCTCCCCTTCCGCAACCTGCCGATCGGCGCCGGGCTCCGCATCAACACGGCGGTCACCGAGCCCGACGGCACGACGACGAAGATCAACGAACCCGGGCCCGAACTCTCCCCCGGCAGCCTCGAGGAACTCCTCGCGGTCGTGGTCGCGGAGAGCGACGGCGCGGACTGGCTGGTCCTCGCCGGGTCCCTGCCCCCCGGGGTCCCGCCCACCTTCTACACGACGGTCACCGCTGCGGTGCGGAAGGCGTACGGGCCGGCGGCACCCCTGATCGCGATCGACTCGAGCGGTGAGCCCCTGATCGAGGCCGCTGCCGGCGTCCCGGCTCCTGACCTGCTGAAGCCGAACGCCGAGGAACTCAGCGAGCTGACCGGCATCGGTACGGGCGACGAGCTCGAGCAGGACCATGAACTGGCCGCGAAGGCCTGCGCGGTGCTCGTCACCGCGGGGGTGGGAGCGGTTCTGGCGACCCTTGGATCCAAGGGCGCCCTGCTCGTGACGGACGCGGGAGCGTGGCACGCCGTGCACCCGCCGGTCACGGCACGCTCCACGGTCGGCGCGGGCGATTCCGCGCTTGCCGGCTACCTGCTGGCGCACTCTGCAGGAGAACGTCCCGAGAACTGCCTGCGCCAGGCCGTCGCCCACGGATCGGCGGCCGCTGCCCTTCCCGGGTCCACCGTCCCATCCCTCGACCAGACGACGCCGACCGTCGTCGCGGTCACACCCCTGAAGATCACGCAGGCCGTGATCGTACCGAGCGCAATCGGGTCCATCGCAGGGCCCCAACAGGAGGAATTCTGA
- a CDS encoding DeoR/GlpR family DNA-binding transcription regulator, with the protein MFAEERYRQISSLVSADGRVTVAGLSSRFGITKETVRRDLALLENDGVLRRVHGGAIAGSGATTNEPSLTSRSAQHSPEKRRIAQAALALLPATGAVVLDAGSTTGALADLLVEEGHAGLAVVTHSVPIAALISGAGLSVEFVGGRVRALTSAAVGSSTVAFFSRLRADIAFIGANGLAAGFGLSTPDVDEAAVKTAIVRSARRVVLLADSSKFDEETLTSFANLEDIDALITDRTPRGPLVEALSDADVEVIVA; encoded by the coding sequence ATGTTCGCGGAAGAGCGGTATCGCCAGATCAGCAGCCTGGTCTCCGCCGACGGTCGCGTCACCGTCGCGGGGCTCTCCTCGCGCTTCGGTATCACCAAGGAGACCGTCCGGAGGGACCTCGCGCTCCTCGAGAACGACGGCGTCCTGCGCCGCGTCCATGGAGGCGCCATCGCCGGGAGCGGCGCGACGACGAACGAACCGAGCCTGACCAGCCGCTCGGCGCAGCACTCCCCGGAGAAGAGGCGCATCGCGCAGGCGGCCCTCGCGCTCCTTCCCGCGACCGGCGCCGTCGTGCTCGATGCGGGGAGCACCACCGGCGCCCTGGCCGACCTGCTCGTCGAGGAAGGCCACGCGGGTCTGGCCGTGGTCACCCACTCCGTCCCTATCGCCGCTCTGATCTCCGGTGCCGGTCTGAGCGTGGAGTTCGTGGGCGGCCGCGTCCGCGCCCTGACGAGCGCCGCCGTCGGCAGCAGCACCGTGGCCTTCTTCTCCCGCCTTCGCGCGGACATCGCCTTCATCGGCGCCAACGGGCTCGCGGCCGGCTTCGGCCTCAGCACGCCCGACGTGGACGAGGCGGCCGTGAAGACCGCCATCGTCCGCTCCGCCCGGCGCGTGGTGCTCCTGGCGGATTCGTCGAAGTTCGACGAAGAGACCCTGACCAGCTTCGCCAACCTGGAGGATATCGATGCCCTCATCACCGACCGAACACCCCGAGGACCCCTCGTCGAGGCCCTCTCCGACGCCGACGTGGAGGTGATCGTCGCGTGA
- a CDS encoding DUF6458 family protein, whose product MRIGSSIFLIALGAILAFAIQADVISIVDINLVGYILMAVGVLGLIASLVLAAPRRQNRVSESRSIVDPHTGETITRNETRDAGL is encoded by the coding sequence ATGCGAATCGGTTCTTCGATCTTTCTTATTGCACTCGGTGCAATTCTCGCTTTTGCCATTCAGGCCGACGTCATCAGCATCGTCGACATCAACCTCGTGGGGTACATCCTCATGGCGGTGGGCGTGCTGGGCCTGATCGCCTCCCTCGTCCTCGCGGCCCCGCGCCGCCAGAACCGGGTCTCGGAGTCGCGATCCATCGTCGATCCCCACACGGGTGAGACGATCACGCGCAACGAGACACGCGACGCGGGGCTCTAG
- a CDS encoding GlsB/YeaQ/YmgE family stress response membrane protein produces MGIFGWLILGLLAGAIAKLILPGRQGGGWIITLVLGVVGALLGGFIGSAIFGVGVDSFFDLSTWLLAIGGALIVLVIYGAVTGRKGSRV; encoded by the coding sequence ATGGGAATTTTTGGTTGGCTTATTCTGGGCCTTCTCGCCGGTGCGATCGCAAAGCTGATCCTCCCGGGCCGTCAGGGTGGCGGATGGATCATCACGCTCGTCCTCGGCGTCGTCGGAGCCCTTCTGGGCGGATTCATCGGTAGCGCGATCTTCGGTGTCGGAGTCGACAGCTTCTTCGACCTGTCGACCTGGCTGCTGGCCATCGGTGGCGCACTGATCGTGCTCGTCATCTACGGCGCCGTCACGGGCCGCAAGGGCTCGCGCGTCTAG
- a CDS encoding DUF445 domain-containing protein, whose product MTDTDAERAAALRRMKMLATGLLALMAVIFVVAFALQDTYPWLQYVRAAAEGGMVGALADWFAVTALFKHPMGIPIPHTAIIPRKKDQIGESLGQFVEENFLSEDVVRAKLDSARIAQKAGAWLAKPESADRVAAEGAALIRGMFTVLNDDAVQSVIESMVRKHLLDPPWGPPIGSIAERVFADGHHHRLVDLLVDRAADWVDANYAVVTRVVAQRSPTWVPRLVDGVVGDRVHAELSKFIRAIQDDQQHDVRIAIDKYLRDLARDLQHKPETIAKAEEIKGQLLDDPRVRDLTARTWSTIKNALLEAVNDPDSELTSKFKAAVRDFGTRLTSDADLAHRVNTWIADGASYAVRTYRSEIAGVISETVGRWNAEETSRKIELQVGKDLQFIRINGTVVGSLAGLLIFSAAHAIFG is encoded by the coding sequence ATGACCGACACCGACGCGGAACGGGCGGCCGCCCTCCGCCGCATGAAGATGCTCGCAACCGGGCTGCTGGCCCTCATGGCGGTGATCTTCGTGGTGGCCTTCGCGCTGCAGGACACCTATCCCTGGCTCCAGTACGTCCGCGCGGCGGCCGAGGGCGGGATGGTCGGCGCGCTCGCCGACTGGTTCGCCGTCACGGCCCTCTTCAAGCACCCGATGGGCATCCCCATCCCGCACACGGCGATCATCCCGCGCAAGAAGGACCAGATCGGCGAATCGCTCGGCCAGTTCGTGGAGGAGAACTTCCTCTCCGAGGACGTGGTGCGGGCCAAGCTGGACTCGGCGCGCATCGCCCAGAAGGCCGGAGCCTGGCTCGCGAAACCGGAGAGCGCCGACCGGGTGGCAGCGGAGGGGGCTGCGCTGATCCGCGGCATGTTCACGGTCCTGAACGACGACGCCGTGCAGTCCGTGATCGAATCCATGGTCCGGAAGCACCTGCTGGATCCACCCTGGGGCCCGCCGATCGGCAGCATCGCCGAACGCGTCTTCGCGGACGGGCACCACCACCGACTCGTGGACCTGCTGGTGGACCGCGCCGCCGACTGGGTGGACGCCAACTATGCCGTCGTGACCAGGGTCGTCGCCCAGCGGTCCCCCACCTGGGTCCCCCGCCTCGTCGACGGGGTCGTGGGTGACCGCGTGCACGCGGAACTGTCGAAGTTCATCCGCGCCATCCAGGACGATCAGCAGCACGATGTCCGGATCGCCATCGACAAGTACCTCAGGGACCTGGCGCGGGACCTGCAGCACAAGCCCGAGACGATCGCCAAGGCCGAGGAGATCAAGGGTCAGCTGCTCGACGACCCGCGGGTCCGCGACCTCACCGCGCGCACCTGGTCGACCATCAAGAACGCCCTCCTCGAGGCCGTCAACGATCCGGACAGCGAACTGACGTCGAAGTTCAAGGCGGCTGTACGCGACTTCGGCACACGGCTGACGAGCGATGCCGACCTCGCCCACAGGGTCAATACGTGGATCGCCGACGGCGCTTCCTACGCCGTGCGCACCTACCGCAGCGAGATCGCCGGTGTCATCTCCGAGACGGTGGGTCGCTGGAACGCCGAGGAGACGTCACGGAAGATCGAACTGCAGGTCGGCAAGGACCTGCAGTTCATCCGCATCAACGGCACCGTGGTCGGCTCCCTGGCCGGCCTGCTGATCTTCTCCGCCGCCCACGCGATCTTCGGTTAG
- a CDS encoding glycerophosphodiester phosphodiesterase, producing MPPVIFAHRGSSGTYAEHTRAAYLQALADGADGVECDVHLTRDEQLVCIHDTTLDRTTSGSGRVADHTLEELRGLDVCSWKGASIPAEYGSPSEQFLTLADLILLLRRAGRPVRLAIELKHPSPFGLRLEDALIAFLMDEGWDPESSMLGSIEVSFMSFNPDSMRQLAESAPPHMLCQLVSDMKPKEVRAALRFGPLTEGALITVMRRALKEGEQLVNRHQVGMVGPGMRYTRTHRGRVRRWVGDGVRVRVWTVNSVKDALYLAELGVQELTTDYPARIRAAFESERG from the coding sequence GTGCCTCCTGTGATCTTCGCCCATCGCGGCAGCAGCGGCACCTATGCCGAGCACACCCGCGCCGCCTACCTGCAGGCCCTCGCGGACGGCGCCGACGGCGTCGAGTGCGACGTGCACCTGACCCGGGACGAGCAGCTCGTGTGCATCCACGACACCACGCTGGACCGCACCACCAGCGGGTCGGGCCGCGTGGCCGACCACACGCTGGAGGAGCTGCGCGGGCTCGACGTCTGTTCCTGGAAGGGCGCGAGCATCCCCGCCGAGTACGGCAGTCCGTCCGAGCAGTTCCTCACCCTCGCGGACCTGATCCTGCTGCTGCGCCGTGCCGGGCGCCCGGTCCGGCTGGCGATCGAGCTGAAGCACCCGAGCCCCTTCGGCCTGCGGCTGGAGGATGCACTGATCGCCTTCCTCATGGACGAGGGGTGGGACCCGGAGTCCTCGATGCTCGGCAGCATCGAGGTGAGTTTCATGAGCTTCAATCCCGATTCGATGCGGCAGCTCGCCGAGTCGGCGCCGCCCCACATGCTGTGCCAGCTGGTGTCGGACATGAAGCCCAAGGAGGTGCGCGCCGCACTGCGCTTCGGCCCGCTCACCGAGGGCGCGCTGATCACCGTCATGCGACGCGCCCTGAAGGAGGGTGAGCAGCTCGTGAACCGCCACCAGGTGGGCATGGTGGGACCGGGCATGCGGTACACCCGGACCCATCGCGGACGCGTGCGCCGCTGGGTCGGCGACGGCGTGCGGGTCCGGGTATGGACCGTGAACTCGGTCAAGGACGCGCTGTACCTCGCGGAGCTCGGGGTGCAGGAGCTGACGACGGATTACCCGGCGCGGATCCGGGCCGCCTTCGAGAGCGAGCGCGGCTGA